GGCTTCGAATACTGTGGCTTTTTGATGGGATCCAATGCTCTTTACCGCCCCAACAGAAACATCCGCCTCGACAACTATCCCGATGAATGGAACAAAGTCTACCGAGCAGAAAACTACTTCGAAATGGATCCCTTGGTCTGCCATTGCAAGCGCGATGTGCTGCCGATCGTATGGGAAGAAAAAACCTTCGCGGCGGTACCGGACATGTGGGTTCACGCACAAGCCAATGGCTTGAACCATGGCTGGTCCCAGTCAGTACATGACTTCCGCGGACTTTTCAGCATGATCAGCCTGGGCCGCCATAAGGGGCCGGTTAAAGCCCATGAACTTTACGAAAAGGCCGGCCAGGTGCTGTGGATATGTCATGCACTGCATACCGTTGCCGCTCAGTCCTATGTCAAAGAGCAGTGTTTCAACAAATCCAACAAACTCACCAGCCGTGAGACGGAGATTCTGCAATGGTCAGCCATGGGCAAGACGGCTGCCGACATTGCAACAATTCTGTGCCTGTCCGAGCGTACCGTTGGCTTTCATATCAGTAGCTCCATGAAGAAGCTCGGGGTCTCCAATAAGATTGCGGCAGTATTCTGCGCTGTCAGACAAGGTCTTTTCTAAACGCAACCAGCCCGAACCACTAAAAACACTGAATGTAATCCCCTCGAAAAAAACGTAACATTTACGGCCAGTTCTGAGTGATAACGCAGCTCCTCAACGCCCGCGTCGCAGTTCACTCAGAAGGTACTTCGCCCCGCGAGGAACACCCGCCGATTATCCAGAGTTCCCCCGCCATGCCCCCTGCTCGATAGCCCCTTCGCCCAACTCGACCTGATCCGCCAGCCCGAGCAGCCAAATGAACCGCTGCAAGCATTCGATGCAGCCGATGAATACCTGCTTGCCTATCTGGCCGCGCAGCAGCCGGCCAGCCACACCCGCGTGCTGGTGCTCAATGACAGTTTTGGCGCACTGGCCGCCAGTCTGGAAGGGCATGTGCACGTCACCAGCAGTGGTGATTCGTTTCTGGGCACCCAGGCCTTGCAAAAAAACCTGCTGCGCAATGGCAAGGCCTTCGATGCCGTATCGCTCGTGCCCGCCAGCCAGGCATTGTGCGGGCCGTTCGACCGCGTCCTGATCCGGGTGCCGAAAACCCTGGCGCTGCTGGAAGAACAGTTGATCCGTCTGCAAGGCCAATTGGCGCCCGGCGCCGAAGTGATCGCTGGCGCGATGGTCAAGCATCTGCCTCGGGCAGCCGGTGAACTGCTGGAGCGCTACATCGGCCCGATGCACGCCTCGCTGGCGGCGAAGAAGGCCCGGCTGCTGATCGCCACCCTGGCCGAACGGCCTCAGGCCGTGTCGCCCTACCCCACGCGCTATCGCCTCGACGCTCCGGCCATCGAACTGCTCAACCATGCCAACGTGTTTTGCCGCGAAGGCCTGGACATCGGCACCCGCGCCTTCCTCCCGCACCTACCACAAAACCTGGGCAGCGCGCGCGTGGCAGACCTGGGTTGCGGCAATGGGGTACTGGCCATTGCCAGCGCCCTGCTCAACCCCGAAGCGCAATACACCCTGGTTGATGAGTCCTATATGGCCGTGCAATCGGCCACCGAGAACTGGCAGGCAGCGCTGGGCGAACGGGCCGTCAACATTCGTCCCGGCGATGGCCTGGCAGACCAGGAACCGCAATCGCTGGACGTGGTGCTGTGCAACCCACCGTTCCACCAACAGCAAGTAGTGGGCGACTTCCTCGCCTGGCGCATGTTCCAGCAGGCCCGCGAAGCGTTGGTGGTCGGTGGCGCCTTGTACATCGTCGGCAACCGCCATCTGGGTTATCACAGCAAACTGGCGCGGCTGTTCCGTGGTGTGGAGCAGGTGGCGGCGACGCCAAAGTTCGTGATCCTCAAGGCCCGCAAATAATCCCAGGCAAAAAAAACCCTCCGCAAGGAGGGTCATAAAACCGCAGGATGTCAGTGGGTGCTCAAGCCTGCAGCGTTCATGAACATGCGCATCAGGCTAGCCACCACGAACAGGGCCAGGACGCTGCCGGTCCAGATCATCGCCAGCCAGCCCAGGCGCTGCCAGAGCGGCTTTTTCTCGGCCTGTTCGATGTCGTCCAGTGAAGGTTTACCGCTCATGGTGCAGGCCTCCTAGTGATAGCCGTCTTCATGGGTCACCTTGCCGCGGAACACGTAGTAGCTCCAGAAGGTGTAGCCCAGGATGAATGGGATGATGAACAGCGTACCCACCAGCATGAAGCCCTGGCTTTGTGGCGGCGCGGCAGCGTCCCAGATCGAGACCGACGGCGGGATGATGTTTGGCCACAGGCTGATGCCCAGGCCGCTGTAGCCCAGGAAGATCAGCACCAGCGTCAACAGGAATGGCGCGTAATGGGCATTGCGGGCCACGGCACGCACCAGGGCGTACATGGTCACCAGCACCAGGATCGGCACCGGCAGGAACCAGAACAGGTTCGGCAGGGTGAACCAGCGCGAGGCGATGTCCGGGTGGGCCAGGGGCGTCCAGATGCTGACAATGCCAATCACTGCCAACACTACGAACGCCAGGGGCCGCGCCAGATTGTGCATCTGCTCCTGCAACTTGCCTTCAGTCTTCATGATCAGCCAGGTGCAACCCAGCAGGGCATAGGCCACGATCAAGGCCACACCGCAAAACAAAGCAAACGGTGAGAACCAGTCCAATGAGCCGCCGGCGAACTGGCGGTCAACCACCGGAATGCCTTCAATGAATGCCCCCAGCGCCACGCCCTGGAAGAAAGTGGCCGCCAGCGAGCCGCCGATAAACGCCTTGTCCCACAGGTGGCGTTTGTCATCCTTGGCCTTGAAACGGAACTCAAAAGCCACGCCACGGAAGATCAGGCCGATCAGCATCAGGATCAGCGGCAGGTACAGCGCCGAAAGCACCACCGAGTAGGCCAGCGGGAACGCGCCGAACAACGCCGCGCCCCCCAGTACCAACCAGGTTTCGTTGCCGTCCCACACCGGTGCGACGGTGTTCATCATCACGTCGCGGTCAGTCTTGCCTGGGATAAACGGAAAGAGAATGCCGATCCCCAGGTCGAAGCCATCCATGACCACGTACATCATGATGCCGAAGATGATAATCACGGCCCAGATCAGCGGAAGATCAATACCCATGACTCAATTCCCCTTGTTCAGAGTGTCGCCGTGATCGGCGTCGCCGCTGTCATCGGCCGCCGACAATGGACGCGCCGGGGTGCGTTGCTGCCCGGGGCCGCCGTGGGCTGGCTCGGTGCTTTCGTGGGTGACCGGGCCTTTGCGCACCAGGCGCATCATGTAGCCCAGGCCGGCACCGAACAGCGCGAAATACACCACCACAAACAGCGCCAGGGTGATGCTCATCTGCACAAAACTGTGGTTGGAAGAGGCGTCTGCCGTGCGCATCAAGCCGTAGACCACCCAGGGCTGGCGCCCGATTTCGGTGGTGAACCAGCCGGCCAGGATCGCAACCAACCCCGACGGGCCCATCCACAGCGCCAGGTACAGGAACGGTTTGTTGGTGTACAGCCTGTCGCCCTTGCG
The Pseudomonas hygromyciniae genome window above contains:
- a CDS encoding helix-turn-helix transcriptional regulator; its protein translation is MVKWRNTRLPKLEGEDEVATMFEAALNITYELGFEYCGFLMGSNALYRPNRNIRLDNYPDEWNKVYRAENYFEMDPLVCHCKRDVLPIVWEEKTFAAVPDMWVHAQANGLNHGWSQSVHDFRGLFSMISLGRHKGPVKAHELYEKAGQVLWICHALHTVAAQSYVKEQCFNKSNKLTSRETEILQWSAMGKTAADIATILCLSERTVGFHISSSMKKLGVSNKIAAVFCAVRQGLF
- a CDS encoding methyltransferase; protein product: MLDSPFAQLDLIRQPEQPNEPLQAFDAADEYLLAYLAAQQPASHTRVLVLNDSFGALAASLEGHVHVTSSGDSFLGTQALQKNLLRNGKAFDAVSLVPASQALCGPFDRVLIRVPKTLALLEEQLIRLQGQLAPGAEVIAGAMVKHLPRAAGELLERYIGPMHASLAAKKARLLIATLAERPQAVSPYPTRYRLDAPAIELLNHANVFCREGLDIGTRAFLPHLPQNLGSARVADLGCGNGVLAIASALLNPEAQYTLVDESYMAVQSATENWQAALGERAVNIRPGDGLADQEPQSLDVVLCNPPFHQQQVVGDFLAWRMFQQAREALVVGGALYIVGNRHLGYHSKLARLFRGVEQVAATPKFVILKARK
- a CDS encoding DUF2474 domain-containing protein → MSGKPSLDDIEQAEKKPLWQRLGWLAMIWTGSVLALFVVASLMRMFMNAAGLSTH
- the cydB gene encoding cytochrome d ubiquinol oxidase subunit II → MGIDLPLIWAVIIIFGIMMYVVMDGFDLGIGILFPFIPGKTDRDVMMNTVAPVWDGNETWLVLGGAALFGAFPLAYSVVLSALYLPLILMLIGLIFRGVAFEFRFKAKDDKRHLWDKAFIGGSLAATFFQGVALGAFIEGIPVVDRQFAGGSLDWFSPFALFCGVALIVAYALLGCTWLIMKTEGKLQEQMHNLARPLAFVVLAVIGIVSIWTPLAHPDIASRWFTLPNLFWFLPVPILVLVTMYALVRAVARNAHYAPFLLTLVLIFLGYSGLGISLWPNIIPPSVSIWDAAAPPQSQGFMLVGTLFIIPFILGYTFWSYYVFRGKVTHEDGYH